The Flavobacterium marginilacus genome window below encodes:
- a CDS encoding IS110 family transposase yields MQVLNTNAAGIDVGSRSHFVAVGQEDNQIKEFNVYRSGLTELVVFLKTNQIKTIAMESTGSYWQSLFMLLQSEGFEVILVQGTQTKNLKAKTDVKDAQWIQKLHSLGLLRGSFLPCESTLQIRTLHRHGESLVEESVKYVNKMQKALRLMNFRLDVAISDIVGVSGIRIIKSILSGETSGEKLAENCDKPVKKSKEEIADALQGKINPELLHELSDCFDIYLFIQEKIKKNSLKINEVLQQQTQEIVLPENIEMVKKNRSRKKEIQLDVQSHCCKLFGVDLFAIECISEGTVASFLAEVGTDIYKFQTAKQFVSWLRLAPNNKISGGKILSSKTPKGKNKFALTLRNAANSIDRKKEGYLMLFFKRIAYKKGRGAAITATARKIAIIMWNMIVKRTHYSPVNTEEYIQEMKTKKILQINKMIKKYKIETNYLSVI; encoded by the coding sequence ATGCAAGTTTTAAATACAAATGCGGCAGGAATTGATGTTGGTTCCCGATCTCATTTTGTTGCAGTTGGACAAGAAGACAATCAAATTAAAGAGTTCAATGTTTATCGATCGGGACTAACTGAATTAGTTGTTTTTCTTAAAACGAATCAAATCAAAACCATTGCCATGGAATCCACTGGGAGTTATTGGCAATCTTTATTCATGCTATTACAAAGTGAAGGATTTGAAGTTATTTTGGTTCAAGGAACCCAAACAAAAAACTTGAAAGCAAAAACCGATGTAAAAGATGCTCAATGGATACAGAAATTGCATTCATTAGGATTATTGAGAGGATCTTTCCTTCCTTGCGAAAGTACTTTGCAAATTCGAACGTTACATCGACATGGCGAAAGTTTGGTGGAAGAAAGTGTTAAATATGTAAACAAAATGCAAAAAGCATTACGCTTAATGAATTTTCGATTAGATGTTGCTATAAGCGATATTGTAGGAGTTTCAGGCATTCGAATCATCAAATCTATTTTGTCTGGAGAAACATCTGGTGAAAAATTGGCTGAGAATTGCGACAAACCAGTAAAGAAAAGCAAGGAGGAAATAGCGGATGCTTTACAAGGAAAAATCAATCCTGAATTATTACATGAATTATCGGATTGTTTTGATATTTATCTTTTTATACAAGAAAAAATAAAGAAAAACAGCCTAAAGATAAATGAAGTTTTACAACAGCAGACACAAGAAATTGTCTTACCTGAGAATATCGAAATGGTAAAAAAGAACAGAAGTCGAAAAAAAGAAATACAACTGGATGTTCAATCTCATTGCTGCAAATTATTTGGTGTAGATTTATTTGCTATCGAATGCATTAGCGAAGGAACAGTTGCAAGTTTTTTGGCAGAAGTAGGAACTGATATTTACAAATTTCAAACAGCAAAACAATTTGTAAGCTGGCTTCGATTAGCTCCTAATAATAAAATTAGCGGAGGGAAAATATTGAGCAGTAAAACTCCTAAAGGCAAAAATAAATTTGCATTGACCTTAAGAAATGCAGCCAATTCAATTGACAGGAAAAAAGAGGGGTATTTGATGTTGTTTTTTAAAAGAATTGCATACAAAAAAGGAAGAGGGGCTGCAATCACGGCAACAGCTCGAAAAATTGCCATCATAATGTGGAATATGATTGTGAAAAGAACGCATTATAGTCCTGTTAATACAGAAGAATATATTCAAGAAATGAAGACTAAAAAGATTTTACAAATAAATAAAATGATAAAAAAATACAAAATAGAAACTAATTATTTATCAGTGATTTAA
- a CDS encoding LytR/AlgR family response regulator transcription factor, producing MNCIIIDDEEMARAIIEKMIENTPQLNLLQEFSNAISAIKFLNQNEVDLIFLDIHMPDFTGFDFIQTIKNPPKIILITSDKNFAIEAFEYECIADYLVKPITEDRFQKAVQKVNASPLPPTATAINKTAGEDNANEFYINIDRRLIKIEFALVNIVEAKGDYIHIKTDNKNYVVHSTLKKIEDKLPENLFLKVHRSFIINIKKIIDIEDNSVLIGKEVIPVSRANRPDLMKRLNLL from the coding sequence ATGAATTGCATTATTATTGATGACGAAGAAATGGCAAGAGCCATCATAGAAAAAATGATTGAGAATACCCCTCAATTAAATTTGTTACAGGAGTTCTCAAATGCTATTAGCGCTATAAAATTCTTGAATCAAAATGAGGTCGATTTAATTTTTCTGGACATTCACATGCCCGATTTTACAGGTTTTGATTTTATTCAGACCATTAAAAACCCTCCCAAAATTATACTAATAACTTCTGACAAGAATTTTGCTATTGAAGCTTTTGAATACGAATGTATTGCTGATTATTTAGTTAAACCTATTACCGAAGACCGTTTTCAGAAAGCTGTTCAAAAAGTCAATGCCAGCCCGTTACCTCCAACAGCAACAGCTATAAATAAAACTGCTGGTGAAGATAATGCAAACGAATTTTATATTAATATTGACCGCCGTTTAATCAAAATTGAATTTGCTCTGGTAAATATTGTAGAAGCCAAAGGAGATTATATCCATATCAAGACGGATAACAAAAATTATGTAGTTCACTCCACCCTTAAAAAGATTGAAGACAAATTACCTGAAAATTTATTCTTGAAAGTACACCGTTCGTTTATCATCAACATAAAAAAAATTATTGATATTGAAGACAACAGTGTATTAATTGGCAAGGAAGTCATTCCTGTAAGCCGTGCCAATCGGCCGGATTTAATGAAGCGCTTGAATCTATTATAG
- a CDS encoding Hpt domain-containing protein: protein MEQPNLDYIDKLCGDDNVFKKKMVAIIKKELPLEIDVYHKSMEVRDFRLASEHVHKLKHKISILGLESGYYIAREHENNLLNSIINSEEEFETVLRSMQCFVDTI from the coding sequence ATGGAGCAGCCTAATTTAGATTATATAGATAAACTCTGCGGAGATGATAATGTATTTAAGAAAAAAATGGTTGCTATCATTAAAAAAGAACTTCCGCTTGAAATAGATGTATATCATAAAAGTATGGAAGTCCGGGATTTCAGGCTTGCTTCAGAACATGTTCATAAATTAAAACATAAAATTTCCATATTGGGTCTTGAAAGCGGCTACTATATAGCTCGTGAACATGAAAATAATTTATTAAACAGTATAATTAATTCTGAAGAAGAATTTGAAACCGTTTTAAGATCAATGCAGTGTTTTGTAGATACTATTTAG
- a CDS encoding sensor histidine kinase produces the protein MNALLKRQIVKFINPEQLKDLKHFLQAVNDSYNNHEDQMSMLQRAMKISSDELFEANIKLRNEANSLKEINLNLTEIFNSMNLDAEKLGNEKDFNQSDFLKKQSAEILSMNKQREELLKSLENQNRELNEYAHVVSHDLKAPLRNIDTLINWVLEDNKDKMGESCLDSLNKVLFNVEKMDLLIKGILAYSTVDKLESEERLIDFNQVIDEIKREIHIPKNIEILIINNLPKIKGNTWRFKQLMQNLIQNSINYNDKAQGRIEIGCTEKEQDFEFYIKDNGIGIAEKYHDMIFKIFTKLESNNQNSGVGLSIVNKIIEYYKGSIWLESKENIGTTFFFTLPKNHGAA, from the coding sequence ATGAATGCTTTACTAAAAAGACAGATTGTCAAATTTATAAACCCTGAACAGTTAAAAGATTTAAAGCATTTTTTGCAGGCAGTCAATGATTCTTATAATAATCATGAAGATCAGATGAGTATGTTACAGCGCGCTATGAAAATTAGTTCTGATGAACTTTTCGAGGCCAATATAAAACTGCGTAACGAAGCCAATAGTTTAAAAGAGATAAATTTAAATTTGACGGAGATATTCAATTCAATGAATCTGGATGCTGAAAAATTGGGTAATGAAAAGGATTTTAATCAGTCTGATTTCTTAAAAAAGCAATCTGCAGAAATTTTGTCAATGAATAAACAAAGGGAAGAACTGCTAAAAAGTTTAGAAAATCAAAACCGGGAGCTTAACGAATATGCTCATGTGGTTTCTCATGATTTGAAAGCACCGCTTAGAAATATAGATACCCTGATTAATTGGGTTCTTGAGGATAATAAAGATAAAATGGGCGAAAGCTGTTTAGATTCCCTTAATAAAGTATTGTTTAATGTCGAAAAAATGGATCTGCTCATCAAAGGGATTCTGGCTTATTCCACAGTTGATAAATTAGAATCCGAGGAAAGATTAATTGATTTTAACCAAGTAATTGACGAAATAAAGAGAGAGATTCATATCCCGAAAAATATTGAAATTCTGATAATTAATAATCTGCCAAAAATAAAAGGGAATACCTGGCGATTCAAACAATTAATGCAGAATTTAATTCAGAACAGTATTAATTATAATGATAAAGCCCAAGGCAGAATTGAAATTGGCTGTACAGAAAAGGAGCAGGATTTTGAATTTTATATTAAAGACAACGGTATCGGAATCGCTGAAAAATACCATGATATGATTTTTAAAATATTCACCAAATTAGAAAGCAATAATCAAAATTCAGGAGTGGGGCTTTCTATCGTTAATAAAATTATCGAGTATTATAAAGGTTCTATCTGGCTTGAAAGTAAAGAAAACATCGGGACAACATTTTTTTTCACCTTACCTAAAAACCATGGAGCAGCCTAA
- a CDS encoding FIST signal transduction protein — protein MKLIQAYKKKNENWDYLTKEEELKNPLVLVFGNRMQLERPEVIDDIRKEFPYEHLVFGSTSGEIIDSNVFDDSIVVTAVEFEKSTFEIRTDNIFNHGKDANALGESLYQQIPKENLKHLFVLSEGSFVNGSSLIEGLEKGIQNKVPVSGGMCGDDSKFEKTLASYKENPKEGEVVLIGFYGKTLEISFSSFGGWSSFGPERIITRSEANVLYEIDGQPALDLYKKYLGDKASQLPQASLLYPLNVTPEGRSQAVVRTILNINNEDQSMILAGDVPENAKVQLMMASVDAIAEGASQAAMLAMKNRKNHPQLALLVSCVGRKLVMNQRVEEEIERVQEIIGNEVAITGFYSYGEMAPFSGNTFCELHNQTMTLTLISE, from the coding sequence ATGAAATTAATTCAAGCTTATAAAAAAAAGAATGAAAATTGGGATTACCTGACAAAAGAGGAAGAATTAAAAAATCCGCTGGTACTTGTTTTCGGAAATAGAATGCAATTAGAGCGCCCAGAAGTCATTGATGATATCAGAAAGGAATTCCCTTATGAACATCTGGTGTTTGGTTCTACATCAGGTGAAATTATCGATTCAAATGTTTTTGATGATTCTATAGTAGTTACTGCTGTAGAATTTGAAAAAAGCACATTCGAAATTAGAACCGACAATATTTTTAATCATGGAAAAGATGCGAATGCATTAGGAGAATCTCTTTACCAGCAAATACCCAAAGAAAATTTGAAGCATTTATTTGTACTCTCAGAAGGAAGTTTCGTAAACGGAAGCTCACTTATTGAAGGTCTTGAAAAAGGCATTCAAAATAAAGTGCCTGTCTCGGGAGGTATGTGCGGGGACGATTCAAAGTTTGAAAAAACATTAGCTTCCTATAAAGAAAACCCTAAGGAAGGCGAAGTCGTTTTGATTGGATTTTATGGCAAAACTCTAGAAATCTCGTTTTCCAGTTTTGGCGGATGGAGCTCATTTGGTCCCGAAAGAATCATTACCAGATCAGAAGCTAATGTATTGTATGAAATTGACGGACAGCCTGCTTTGGATTTATATAAAAAATACTTGGGAGACAAAGCCAGTCAGCTGCCGCAAGCTTCTTTGCTATATCCTTTAAATGTTACGCCCGAAGGCAGATCTCAAGCTGTGGTTCGAACCATTTTAAATATCAATAACGAAGATCAGTCGATGATTTTAGCTGGAGATGTACCCGAAAATGCAAAAGTACAGCTGATGATGGCCTCAGTTGATGCTATCGCCGAGGGGGCTTCGCAGGCTGCCATGTTAGCAATGAAAAACAGAAAAAATCACCCACAGCTTGCTTTATTAGTGAGCTGTGTAGGAAGGAAATTAGTTATGAATCAAAGGGTTGAAGAGGAAATAGAGCGTGTTCAGGAAATAATAGGAAATGAAGTAGCGATTACTGGGTTTTACTCTTATGGCGAAATGGCTCCGTTTAGCGGTAATACGTTTTGTGAACTGCACAATCAAACGATGACTTTAACCCTAATCAGCGAATAA
- a CDS encoding PAS domain S-box protein produces MENSQFHFDSETFNRIFPFYVLLDGSLLIKDKGKSLIKVIPDLKNNEYFLHSFAITTPHIEELNSDNFYKVTNQLVIIESLQEKISLRGQFENYADGYIFLGSLWLTSVNNFKEKKISLFDFAHHDLALDLLDLKPQKSLTAIHQQENQLKNAGKEIHDISLFPNQNPDPLILIDFEGRLLNMNLAAQNLKKLTSHGIDYEIQDFFKFIMHQIDKTKESWMFEAESNGKYYSFVCKSFQEDGYVNVYGHDITEQKINKEELNKLSLVAKTNKNGIVFTHPDGKIFWCNDAYSKLTGYSNDEIIGRTPVELGSNPLSNKEEIHRMIDAFYEGDTFEVEILHAKKNGDTFWSKTVGQPILNSSKKVIQYFAMIEDITEDKQNEEQLLLLSSIADKNISSVIISDKEGKIEWVNSSFTKMTGYSKEELIGHRPGHLLQGEETNPETINYLKNQIKQGLPFACEILNYTKFKEKYWVRVQGQALHNKQGEVIKFFAIEENISQEKAFNQQLIDSENRLTSLITNLQLGILLEDEDRKVLIANKRFCDLFDFKGEPEQMIGFDFKMGTEENKHFFKNPDAFIDRVEEILRNKENVFSEEIELADGRVYERSFIPIAKDSKKDYHLWSFEDITLKKKYKESLEAEKEKYRNIIANMNMGLLEVDKDDIIQLANQSFCDMTGFSLIDLLGNKASEILIHPEDKKLVTHKSKERVKGKSDSYEVTSINKKGETRYWLISGAPNYNVNGEIIGSIGIHLDITQQKSLELQKEELLKKLEKQNEQLNDYAQIVSHDLKSPLQSIHSLVTWIKEDNEKEFSEQTLQYLTMIEDKVEKMDHLIQGILNYSRVDAIDMITENINLNTEISKIIDIIHIPKHIQVVIKNELPTIKAERFRMQQLFLNIISNAVNYIDKPQGYIEISCEEEKKHYVFVVKDNGPGIAQENQEKIFKIFQSFTSNKKSTGIGLSIVKKIVENYNGKIWIESELTKGTAFFIKLPK; encoded by the coding sequence ATGGAAAATTCTCAATTTCATTTTGACAGTGAAACATTCAATAGGATCTTTCCCTTTTATGTTTTGCTTGACGGCAGTTTACTTATCAAAGACAAAGGCAAAAGCCTGATCAAAGTTATTCCTGATTTAAAAAACAATGAATATTTCCTTCATTCATTTGCTATTACCACACCGCATATTGAAGAGTTAAATAGTGACAATTTTTATAAAGTTACAAATCAATTAGTCATAATCGAATCACTCCAGGAGAAAATTTCACTTCGGGGGCAATTTGAAAACTATGCTGACGGCTATATATTTTTAGGCAGTCTCTGGCTTACTTCGGTGAACAATTTTAAAGAAAAAAAAATATCTCTTTTTGATTTTGCTCACCATGATTTAGCATTAGATTTACTTGATTTAAAACCACAAAAGTCTCTAACTGCAATACATCAGCAGGAGAATCAATTAAAGAATGCCGGTAAGGAAATTCACGATATATCATTATTTCCTAATCAAAATCCAGATCCATTAATTCTTATTGATTTTGAGGGGCGTTTATTAAATATGAATCTTGCGGCCCAGAATTTAAAAAAACTTACATCTCACGGGATTGATTATGAAATTCAGGATTTTTTTAAATTCATCATGCATCAGATCGATAAAACAAAAGAAAGCTGGATGTTTGAGGCTGAAAGTAATGGTAAGTACTATTCTTTTGTGTGCAAAAGTTTTCAGGAAGATGGTTATGTTAATGTTTATGGACATGATATTACTGAGCAGAAGATCAATAAGGAAGAGTTAAATAAGCTCTCTCTGGTAGCAAAAACCAATAAAAACGGAATTGTATTTACACATCCTGACGGAAAGATATTTTGGTGTAATGATGCTTATTCCAAACTGACAGGATATAGTAATGATGAAATTATCGGCAGAACGCCTGTTGAATTGGGGTCAAATCCTTTGTCTAATAAAGAGGAAATCCATAGAATGATTGATGCTTTTTATGAAGGGGATACTTTTGAGGTAGAAATTCTGCATGCTAAAAAAAACGGGGATACTTTTTGGTCTAAAACAGTTGGACAGCCGATTTTGAATTCCTCCAAAAAAGTAATTCAATATTTTGCAATGATTGAGGATATTACAGAAGACAAGCAAAATGAAGAACAGCTTTTATTACTTTCCTCGATAGCAGATAAAAATATCAGTTCAGTAATTATCAGTGACAAAGAAGGTAAAATAGAGTGGGTCAACAGCAGTTTTACCAAAATGACCGGATATTCCAAAGAAGAGCTGATTGGTCACAGACCCGGTCATTTATTGCAAGGTGAAGAAACCAATCCAGAGACAATAAATTATTTAAAGAATCAAATAAAACAAGGCCTTCCTTTTGCCTGCGAAATATTAAATTATACAAAATTTAAAGAAAAGTATTGGGTTAGAGTGCAAGGACAGGCACTGCATAACAAACAGGGTGAAGTGATTAAGTTTTTTGCAATTGAAGAAAATATAAGCCAGGAAAAAGCATTCAATCAGCAGCTTATTGATTCTGAAAACCGTCTGACTTCTTTAATAACCAATCTTCAATTGGGTATTTTGTTAGAAGACGAGGATAGAAAGGTGCTGATAGCGAATAAACGATTTTGCGATTTATTTGATTTTAAAGGCGAACCAGAACAAATGATAGGGTTTGATTTTAAGATGGGTACTGAAGAAAATAAACACTTTTTTAAAAATCCAGATGCGTTTATTGATAGGGTAGAAGAAATTTTGAGAAACAAAGAAAACGTCTTTTCTGAAGAGATTGAACTGGCTGACGGGCGCGTGTATGAAAGAAGCTTTATCCCAATAGCCAAAGACAGTAAAAAGGATTATCATTTGTGGAGTTTTGAAGATATTACCCTCAAGAAAAAATACAAAGAAAGCCTAGAAGCAGAAAAAGAAAAATACAGGAATATTATCGCCAATATGAATATGGGCTTACTGGAGGTGGATAAGGATGATATAATACAATTGGCTAACCAGTCATTTTGTGATATGACCGGTTTTTCTCTGATTGATCTGCTGGGCAACAAAGCATCTGAAATTTTGATTCATCCTGAAGATAAAAAATTAGTTACTCATAAAAGTAAAGAAAGGGTTAAGGGTAAGTCCGATTCTTATGAAGTAACTTCAATTAATAAAAAAGGAGAAACGAGATACTGGCTAATCAGCGGTGCTCCCAATTACAATGTCAATGGCGAAATAATTGGTTCAATAGGAATACATTTAGACATAACCCAGCAAAAGAGCCTTGAACTGCAAAAAGAGGAATTACTTAAAAAATTAGAAAAACAGAACGAACAACTCAATGATTACGCTCAGATTGTATCCCATGATTTAAAATCGCCATTGCAAAGCATACACTCACTGGTTACATGGATTAAAGAGGACAATGAGAAAGAATTTAGTGAGCAGACGCTCCAATATCTTACTATGATAGAAGATAAAGTTGAGAAAATGGATCATTTAATCCAAGGAATTCTAAACTATTCCAGAGTAGATGCTATTGATATGATTACTGAAAATATTAATCTGAATACTGAAATCAGCAAAATAATCGATATTATCCATATACCCAAGCACATTCAAGTTGTAATAAAAAATGAACTGCCAACCATTAAAGCAGAACGATTTAGAATGCAGCAATTATTTCTGAATATCATCAGCAATGCGGTAAATTATATTGATAAGCCTCAAGGATATATTGAAATAAGCTGTGAAGAGGAAAAAAAGCATTATGTTTTTGTCGTTAAAGATAACGGCCCCGGTATTGCTCAGGAGAATCAGGAAAAAATATTCAAAATATTCCAATCTTTTACTTCTAATAAGAAATCAACAGGCATTGGATTGTCTATTGTGAAAAAAATAGTAGAAAATTACAACGGAAAAATCTGGATTGAAAGCGAACTTACAAAGGGTACTGCCTTTTTTATTAAACTACCAAAATAG
- a CDS encoding response regulator, whose protein sequence is MAKSLNILLIEDDAIEVMKFNRVLKSLELNHRIIEANNGEEAVDVLKRKEIIPDVIILDLNMPKLNGIEFLTILKSDDVLKYIPAIILTTSNNHRDVMECYKIGIAGYILKPLKYDDYVDRLRKILDYWSTNELISQ, encoded by the coding sequence ATGGCAAAATCATTAAATATATTACTAATCGAAGATGATGCAATTGAAGTCATGAAATTCAATAGAGTACTAAAAAGTTTAGAACTCAATCATCGTATCATTGAAGCTAATAATGGTGAGGAAGCAGTTGATGTATTAAAAAGAAAAGAAATAATTCCTGATGTTATTATTTTGGATCTTAATATGCCTAAGTTGAACGGGATAGAGTTTTTGACTATTTTAAAATCAGATGATGTATTGAAATACATACCAGCAATTATATTAACTACTTCCAATAATCATAGGGATGTTATGGAATGCTATAAAATTGGTATCGCAGGCTATATTTTAAAGCCTTTGAAATATGATGATTATGTAGACAGGCTGCGAAAAATACTAGATTATTGGAGTACGAATGAATTGATTTCGCAGTAA